One stretch of Juglans microcarpa x Juglans regia isolate MS1-56 chromosome 3D, Jm3101_v1.0, whole genome shotgun sequence DNA includes these proteins:
- the LOC121255505 gene encoding non-specific lipid transfer protein GPI-anchored 31-like: MAAKLSLSLVMCVLAIWAVEFAQGASSQHAPAPSVDCSSLILNMADCLSFVSEGSTTTKPEGNCCVGLKTVLKADAACLCEAFKSSASLGVVLNVTKAMALPAACKVSAPAAANCALSLTPAAAPSDLSPEASPVSVAAPPEATSGENEIAPSPAPGSSGSSVLAISVGSLLVGLVVASFSSF; this comes from the exons ATGGCAGCAAAGCTAAGCCTTTCTCTAGTTATGTGTGTGTTGGCTATCTGGGCCGTTGAGTTTGCGCAAGGTGCGTCCTCACAACACGCCCCAGCGCCTTCCGTGGACTGTTCCAGCCTGATCTTGAACATGGCTGACTGCTTGTCCTTCGTCTCCGAAGGTAGCACCACAACCAAGCCAGAGGGAAATTGTTGTGTTGGCCTCAAGACTGTGCTCAAGGCTGATGCAGCCTGCCTCTGTGAGGCCTTCAAGAGCAGTGCTTCTCTGGGTGTGGTCTTGAATGTCACCAAGGCTATGGCCCTTCCCGCTGCTTGCAAAGTCTCTGCTCCCGCTGCCGCAAACTGCGCAC TGTCTTTGACGCCTGCTGCTGCTCCTTCTG ATCTCTCACCGGAAGCTTCTCCAGTTTCGGTTGCTGCCCCTCCTGAGGCCACTTCTGGAGAGAATGAGATAGCACCGTCTCCAGCTCCAGGGAGCTCCGGTTCTTCAGTGCTCGCTATTTCAGTCGGATCCCTACTTGTTGGCTTAGTGGTTGCATCATTTTCTAGTTTCTGA